A stretch of Endozoicomonas sp. SCSIO W0465 DNA encodes these proteins:
- the gspD gene encoding type II secretion system secretin GspD gives MRAIPLLLVLTVTPLLANSANRGLQPAANSTAPLPDDKLWTLNQQNADIREFITQVAKITGETFVIDPRIKSGNTVTVISSKPLTKDEVYDVFLEVLSANGYTVIPKSDGHIINVVPTTSAKTSSPGDTQKPIDGVMTTKVIDLHSVSAVEVIPIIRPLIAQYGHAAASASSNAVIISDLADNVERITKLIRELDDAGNNDYEVIQLKHAWVGDVSKIISDTLVTGKGQLPSGLQVIADERSNRLVVKGNASKRARVRKLADTLDKEGIRKSTTKVMFLSFADAKNIAEILSEASGIIQDSQGKKVASNPSSPVTSGPVSPTASSGQSSPQARTTTKSGAKSKSAATGAFVKADETQNALVMIADPETLQEMEKIVRQLDVPRAQVLLEAVIVEVSGGINDALGIQWGIDGTDTIRGSLTTNPSGTTSSTVTGTKSSITGHILENSGIALGSLALRADNFGVLVSALSSRSNNNILSTPSMLTLDNEEAELIIGKNIPIKTGSYQTSSSGNSNNPFTTTERKDVGLKLKITPHINEGGSLRLILEQEVSSLDVGTTKQLLGSDSNDLLFNTRSLKTAVLVDDGQTVVIGGLIEDIKSKSRKKVPLLGDIPILGNLFRYSLKGDEKKNLMLFIRPTIMRNSETLVKATQDRFTKLKLIGNGNARQSINLPDRPSELFDTETFDLRNSN, from the coding sequence ATGAGAGCAATTCCTCTGCTACTTGTGCTGACAGTCACCCCTCTGCTGGCCAATAGTGCAAACAGAGGTTTACAGCCTGCTGCAAATAGTACTGCACCCTTGCCTGATGACAAGCTGTGGACACTGAATCAGCAAAATGCCGATATTCGTGAATTTATCACCCAGGTTGCCAAAATAACCGGAGAGACATTTGTTATCGATCCACGGATCAAGAGTGGCAATACGGTTACCGTCATTTCAAGCAAGCCTTTGACTAAGGACGAAGTTTACGATGTTTTCCTGGAAGTACTATCCGCTAATGGTTATACCGTCATTCCAAAATCCGACGGTCATATTATTAATGTTGTCCCCACCACCAGCGCAAAAACCAGCAGCCCGGGAGATACTCAGAAGCCAATTGATGGCGTAATGACCACCAAAGTCATCGACTTGCACAGTGTGTCCGCTGTTGAAGTCATCCCGATCATTCGCCCATTGATTGCTCAATATGGGCATGCTGCTGCCTCCGCCTCCAGCAATGCGGTCATCATCAGTGATCTTGCGGATAATGTTGAGCGCATCACCAAACTGATCAGGGAGCTGGATGATGCTGGCAATAACGACTATGAAGTCATCCAGCTTAAACATGCCTGGGTCGGGGATGTGTCAAAAATAATCTCTGATACGCTGGTCACCGGAAAGGGACAGCTACCCAGCGGGCTTCAGGTGATCGCCGATGAACGGAGCAATCGTCTGGTGGTTAAGGGCAATGCCAGCAAACGGGCACGGGTCAGAAAGCTGGCTGACACTCTTGATAAGGAAGGCATTCGCAAATCAACCACCAAAGTCATGTTCCTGAGTTTTGCAGACGCCAAAAACATTGCTGAAATCCTTTCTGAAGCATCAGGCATTATTCAGGATAGTCAGGGAAAGAAAGTCGCTTCAAACCCATCGTCACCTGTTACATCGGGTCCAGTTTCGCCAACGGCGTCATCAGGTCAGTCGTCTCCCCAGGCCCGAACCACCACCAAGTCAGGGGCTAAAAGCAAATCGGCAGCAACGGGTGCTTTTGTAAAAGCGGATGAAACCCAGAACGCTCTGGTCATGATTGCCGACCCGGAAACCCTCCAGGAGATGGAGAAAATTGTCAGGCAGCTGGATGTACCCAGGGCTCAGGTACTACTGGAGGCTGTTATTGTTGAAGTGTCCGGTGGCATTAATGATGCCTTGGGAATTCAGTGGGGCATTGATGGAACAGATACTATCCGTGGTTCATTAACAACCAACCCTTCCGGAACGACTTCCAGTACAGTCACCGGAACCAAAAGCAGTATTACTGGCCACATACTCGAAAACTCCGGTATTGCCCTCGGTTCACTGGCACTGCGGGCAGATAATTTTGGGGTTCTGGTCAGCGCATTAAGCTCAAGATCCAATAACAATATCCTGTCTACTCCCAGCATGCTGACCCTGGATAATGAGGAGGCAGAGCTGATAATAGGAAAAAATATTCCCATAAAAACCGGCTCATACCAGACGTCATCCAGCGGAAACAGTAATAATCCCTTCACAACAACCGAGCGCAAGGATGTGGGGCTAAAACTCAAGATCACCCCCCATATCAACGAAGGCGGCAGTCTAAGACTGATACTGGAACAGGAGGTTTCTTCACTGGATGTGGGCACAACCAAACAGCTCCTTGGCTCGGATAGCAATGATCTACTGTTCAATACCCGTTCCCTGAAGACTGCGGTACTGGTGGACGATGGACAGACCGTCGTTATTGGTGGACTGATCGAGGACATTAAATCCAAAAGCAGAAAAAAAGTACCACTGCTCGGGGACATCCCGATTTTGGGCAACCTCTTCCGTTACAGTCTCAAAGGTGATGAAAAAAAGAACCTGATGCTGTTTATCCGTCCTACCATCATGCGCAACTCTGAAACCCTGGTAAAAGCGACCCAAGACCGGTTTACCAAACTGAAACTGATCGGCAACGGCAATGCCAGACAGTCTATTAACCTTCCAGATCGACCCAGTGAGTTATTTGATACCGAGACTTTTGACCTGAGAAACAGCAACTGA